The proteins below are encoded in one region of Candidatus Binatia bacterium:
- a CDS encoding patatin-like phospholipase family protein yields MIERRNFLVSLAAAGITPAALRATASARDESLGAALVFSGGGARGAYEAGLVGALAAMAGLADGTRLSQYDLVCGTSIGALNGWFVATGQYVKLRELWYGIAGENIIRPKPQYAALRDPESGLIDRAAAAVHLFGLTKNQSAILQSEPVYDWIVRHVDPSVPLAMPLVWAVTNLTTQQPEYFFLDPEERSAAFGDRFTHSLQILLGPQTVVRRATPDILHRALFASAAIPIAFDPVKMPGPDGTENAYCDGGVASNSPVGIAHALARSADVVLLDPPFEPENDVDDAVAVVYSAFGTMQRKLLETEMRTTYFQSVGKRALQRLSAAQLATVTNGHEMLARYVASVPETALRYIRPAKTLPVGVVGFGDAAGIGETFRTGWEDVARGFTPYDWETFVL; encoded by the coding sequence ATGATCGAACGGCGGAACTTCCTCGTCAGCCTCGCCGCCGCGGGCATTACGCCCGCGGCGCTGCGCGCTACCGCGAGCGCACGGGACGAATCGTTGGGCGCGGCGCTCGTCTTCAGCGGCGGCGGCGCCCGCGGCGCGTACGAGGCGGGGCTCGTGGGCGCGCTGGCGGCGATGGCCGGTCTCGCCGACGGTACGCGGCTCTCGCAGTACGACCTGGTCTGCGGGACGTCGATCGGCGCCCTCAACGGCTGGTTCGTCGCGACCGGCCAATACGTCAAGCTGCGCGAGCTGTGGTACGGCATCGCAGGCGAGAATATCATCCGGCCCAAGCCGCAGTACGCCGCGTTGCGCGACCCGGAGAGCGGCCTGATCGACCGCGCGGCCGCGGCCGTTCACCTCTTCGGCCTAACGAAGAACCAAAGCGCGATCCTCCAGAGCGAGCCGGTCTACGATTGGATCGTTCGCCACGTCGATCCCTCGGTGCCGCTGGCGATGCCGCTCGTCTGGGCGGTGACGAACCTGACGACGCAGCAACCCGAGTACTTCTTCCTCGACCCCGAAGAGCGAAGCGCCGCGTTCGGCGATCGCTTCACCCACTCGCTGCAAATATTGCTCGGACCGCAGACCGTCGTGCGCAGGGCAACGCCCGACATCCTGCATCGCGCCCTCTTCGCTTCGGCGGCAATACCGATCGCATTCGATCCGGTGAAGATGCCCGGCCCGGACGGCACGGAGAACGCCTACTGCGACGGAGGCGTCGCGAGCAACTCGCCGGTGGGGATCGCGCACGCGCTCGCGCGTTCCGCCGACGTCGTTCTGCTCGACCCGCCCTTCGAGCCGGAGAACGACGTGGACGACGCCGTCGCCGTCGTCTACTCCGCGTTCGGGACGATGCAGCGCAAGCTGCTCGAGACGGAGATGCGCACGACCTACTTTCAATCGGTCGGGAAACGCGCGCTGCAGCGTCTCAGCGCAGCGCAGCTGGCGACCGTGACGAACGGGCACGAGATGCTCGCGCGCTACGTCGCGAGCGTCCCGGAGACGGCGTTGCGATATATCCGGCCGGCAAAAACCTTACCGGTCGGCGTCGTCGGATTCGGCGACGCGGCGGGGATCGGCGAGACGTTCCGGACCGGATGGGAAGACGTCGCCCGCGGCTTTACGCCCTACGATTGGGAGACGTTCGTCCTCTAG
- a CDS encoding alkaline phosphatase family protein, translating to MRCTPLTSRLPLLAVTALAFSACNGNGVTGTPSIAPFAVTRQPVHAPLLHVRHHSASGPIQHVVIIVQENRSFNNLFYGFKGAKTVTFGLNSSNQPITLQPVGLETTWDLDHSSSSFFEACNGTGSFPGTDCQMNGFNREYAGCGHAGQPKCPNANPPYSYVPHSETKPYFDMGKQYVLADQMYASNFDASSFISHQYIISGQAESAVNYPFGAWGCPGGPGDEIGEVNQQRQVDTGYEVVCWDPETLGDELDAAGVSWGFYTASINGDGNIWSAYQAINHIYNGPDWKADVISPQTNFFNDVSNGKLRSVSWITPTCENSDHAGCGSNTGPSWVTSLVNAIGESQYWNSTAIFVFWDDYGGWYDPEAPQMLDYDGLGLRIPMLIISPYVKKGKVSHTHYEHGSILRFVEDIWGLPRLAASDARATSPVDVFNFKKPPRKFKEINSPYDKEYFLHQPLDPRWPDTQ from the coding sequence ATGCGTTGTACCCCGCTTACGAGCCGGTTGCCGTTGCTTGCGGTTACCGCGCTCGCATTCTCAGCTTGCAACGGTAATGGCGTGACCGGCACGCCGTCGATCGCTCCGTTTGCCGTAACCCGGCAGCCGGTGCACGCGCCGCTGCTGCACGTCCGCCATCACAGCGCTAGCGGTCCGATCCAACACGTCGTCATCATCGTTCAAGAGAATCGTTCTTTTAACAATCTGTTCTATGGTTTTAAGGGCGCCAAGACCGTCACGTTCGGCCTCAACTCCTCGAATCAGCCGATCACGCTGCAGCCGGTCGGCTTGGAGACGACCTGGGATCTCGACCATAGCTCGTCCTCGTTCTTTGAGGCGTGCAACGGTACGGGCAGTTTCCCGGGCACCGACTGCCAGATGAACGGCTTCAACAGGGAGTATGCCGGCTGCGGCCACGCCGGTCAGCCGAAGTGTCCCAATGCCAACCCGCCGTACAGTTACGTTCCGCATAGCGAGACGAAGCCGTACTTCGACATGGGCAAGCAGTACGTTCTCGCCGACCAGATGTATGCATCGAATTTTGACGCGAGCAGCTTTATTTCGCACCAGTACATCATCTCGGGACAGGCCGAATCCGCGGTCAACTACCCGTTCGGCGCCTGGGGCTGCCCCGGCGGGCCGGGCGACGAGATCGGCGAGGTCAACCAGCAGCGTCAAGTCGACACGGGCTACGAAGTCGTCTGCTGGGATCCGGAGACGCTCGGCGACGAACTCGACGCGGCCGGCGTCTCGTGGGGCTTCTACACCGCGTCGATCAACGGCGACGGCAACATCTGGAGCGCCTATCAGGCGATCAATCATATCTATAACGGCCCCGACTGGAAGGCCGACGTCATCTCGCCACAGACGAACTTCTTCAACGACGTCTCAAACGGCAAGCTGCGCTCGGTGAGCTGGATTACGCCGACGTGCGAGAACTCCGATCATGCCGGCTGCGGCTCCAACACCGGGCCCTCGTGGGTCACCTCGCTCGTCAACGCGATCGGCGAGTCGCAGTACTGGAACTCGACGGCGATCTTCGTCTTCTGGGACGATTACGGCGGCTGGTACGATCCGGAGGCGCCGCAGATGCTCGATTACGACGGGCTCGGCTTGCGCATTCCGATGCTGATCATCTCGCCGTACGTGAAGAAGGGCAAGGTCTCGCACACGCACTACGAGCACGGCAGCATCCTGCGGTTCGTCGAAGACATCTGGGGATTGCCGCGCCTGGCGGCAAGCGACGCGCGGGCGACCTCTCCGGTCGACGTCTTCAACTTTAAGAAGCCCCCGCGGAAGTTCAAAGAGATCAACTCGCCCTACGACAAGGAGTATTTCCTGCATCAGCCGCTCGATCCGCGGTGGCCGGATACCCAATAG
- a CDS encoding ATP-binding protein, producing MSFELRLSCPAQSEYVARVRHTLTAFLQGLELDRDLLADVTIAAGEALANAVEHAYERGCERPRLALRARLWRTGRLCVEVSDHGSFIERGPVPGRGLGLQIIRAIAGRLTIDTAKGTRVRMIFER from the coding sequence GTGAGCTTCGAACTGCGACTCTCGTGCCCGGCGCAATCCGAATACGTTGCGCGCGTCCGTCACACGCTGACGGCGTTTTTGCAGGGCCTCGAACTCGATCGCGACCTGCTCGCCGATGTGACGATCGCCGCCGGCGAAGCGTTGGCAAACGCGGTCGAGCACGCCTACGAGCGCGGATGCGAGCGGCCTCGGCTCGCGCTTCGCGCCCGATTGTGGCGCACCGGCAGGCTCTGCGTCGAGGTCTCCGACCACGGCTCGTTCATCGAACGCGGCCCCGTTCCCGGAAGGGGCCTTGGTTTGCAAATCATCCGAGCGATTGCCGGGCGGCTCACAATCGACACCGCAAAGGGAACTCGGGTCAGAATGATCTTCGAAAGATGA
- a CDS encoding cupin domain-containing protein — MKKVNTNELETNSWSSPKGTFAGSGVQISEALGRNRHSTDLLERHPFDVEILRIPPGKAPYPYHSHSAQWEFYHVISGSGTARHHAGTTPIAAGDACIFKPGEAHQFFNDGGEDLVIYVVADNPIGESFYYPDSGKWGVQLPERRMLRSDALDYFDGEE, encoded by the coding sequence ATGAAGAAAGTCAACACGAACGAGCTCGAGACAAACTCGTGGTCTTCGCCGAAGGGCACGTTTGCCGGTTCGGGCGTTCAGATCTCCGAGGCGCTCGGCCGCAACCGCCACTCGACCGATCTACTCGAGCGCCATCCGTTCGACGTGGAGATTCTCCGGATTCCGCCGGGCAAAGCCCCCTACCCCTACCACTCGCACAGCGCGCAATGGGAGTTCTACCACGTGATCTCGGGGAGCGGCACCGCGCGCCACCACGCGGGAACCACGCCGATCGCGGCCGGAGATGCCTGCATCTTCAAGCCGGGCGAAGCGCACCAGTTCTTCAACGACGGCGGCGAAGATCTCGTGATCTACGTCGTCGCCGACAATCCAATCGGCGAGTCGTTCTACTATCCCGATAGCGGAAAGTGGGGCGTCCAGTTGCCCGAACGCCGGATGCTGCGCTCCGACGCGCTCGACTACTTCGACGGCGAGGAGTGA